A genomic region of Nitrosopumilaceae archaeon contains the following coding sequences:
- a CDS encoding glycosyltransferase, with translation MSDTVIVRSNLIIYDPRVGKIARSLKKRYPVTVLGWNREGISAELIKSYAIPLKLFNLKAPAGKPSLVAYLPLFWIWIFFKLVIYRPQVVYACDFDTIFPCYLYKIILRKKLVFDIIDRYAMTHIPQKFTILYMLVNLFEEIFGTKADMFVTVSEKLLSTFKRKSKQCAIIMNCSEYRPKNEIKSRDNILTLVYTGAVAKMRGLERIAEAIKGLDGVEFVVAGKVLDQDLLEQILRLSNIKYKGLFQQAESIDLEASCDVMICLYDLRIPNFNFALPVKTFEAMMLGLPVITNVGFELIDEVDCGIKVEYDDLNQIKSAIVRLRDDQELRRRLGTNGRKAFEQKYNWDNSEQELYKMYDKLLR, from the coding sequence TTGTCAGACACAGTTATAGTAAGATCAAATTTAATTATTTATGATCCTAGAGTAGGGAAAATAGCAAGATCATTAAAGAAAAGATACCCAGTAACGGTATTGGGATGGAATAGAGAAGGAATCTCGGCAGAATTAATTAAGAGTTATGCGATTCCACTCAAACTTTTTAATCTGAAAGCACCGGCCGGAAAACCTTCTCTTGTTGCATATTTGCCTTTATTTTGGATTTGGATTTTTTTCAAGTTGGTTATTTACAGACCACAAGTTGTTTACGCGTGTGATTTTGATACTATTTTTCCTTGTTATCTTTACAAGATAATATTAAGGAAAAAATTGGTTTTTGATATTATTGACAGATATGCCATGACACACATTCCTCAAAAATTTACAATATTGTATATGCTTGTAAATTTATTTGAAGAAATATTTGGAACAAAAGCTGATATGTTTGTAACTGTTTCAGAAAAATTACTTTCAACATTCAAAAGAAAATCAAAACAATGTGCCATCATAATGAATTGCTCGGAATATCGTCCTAAAAATGAAATAAAATCAAGAGACAACATTCTGACTCTGGTTTATACCGGTGCAGTAGCAAAGATGCGTGGATTAGAGAGAATAGCTGAGGCAATAAAGGGTCTAGATGGTGTAGAATTTGTAGTCGCAGGTAAAGTTTTGGACCAGGACCTTCTAGAACAAATTTTAAGACTGTCCAATATAAAATATAAAGGTCTTTTCCAGCAAGCGGAATCTATAGATCTAGAAGCAAGTTGTGATGTGATGATTTGTTTATACGATTTGAGGATACCAAATTTCAACTTCGCATTACCTGTCAAAACATTTGAAGCCATGATGTTGGGATTGCCAGTAATCACAAACGTGGGATTTGAATTAATTGATGAAGTAGACTGTGGCATTAAGGTAGAATATGATGATCTAAACCAAATAAAATCAGCCATAGTTCGTCTCAGAGATGACCAAGAATTACGTAGAAGACTAGGAACCAACGGTCGTAAGGCATTTGAACAAAAATACAATTGGGATAATTCTGAACAGGAATTGTATAAAATGTACGATAAGTTGTTGAGATAA
- a CDS encoding glycosyltransferase family 4 protein has protein sequence MYCIVTQGRISESVFGEEGYALSLGRWLREQNLNVVIIGSKFLGVKVNYLPNLEMTKDKKNNGKGIVVNAPYAVYMLSKIFFSLLCIVKILSINMSTPIRLIHALDSGYSGLAAVITGKILKIPVIVDSHGIRHRTLTSTLKGRLGKILLKLEYNLDIFTLKSADSTMGSNSEIKDYYEKILGKTVEYMPTPLKLKNFTFSQTDRDLIRKELGIDDQTKIVGFVGRLSPEKNLITLLDSFKEVIQDHPFLKLVLVGTGLEEFHLKEEAKRQHIEDKIIFCGYRTDISRILSSFDIFVLPSYTEGMSSALQEAMSCGCAIICSDIPANRVLITHSKEGLLINPYNSHELKDAIGLLSTDDSLRSKLGNNAKIKAEQFDESIIFPTILRHYLRLTKKETN, from the coding sequence ATGTATTGTATTGTAACACAAGGCAGGATTTCTGAATCAGTGTTTGGAGAGGAGGGTTACGCACTTTCTCTTGGCAGATGGTTAAGGGAACAGAACTTGAATGTAGTCATCATTGGCAGCAAATTTCTGGGCGTAAAAGTAAATTACTTACCTAACCTTGAAATGACTAAAGATAAAAAAAATAATGGAAAAGGAATCGTAGTAAATGCACCGTATGCTGTTTACATGCTTTCTAAGATTTTCTTCTCATTACTTTGTATAGTCAAAATTCTATCAATTAATATGAGTACGCCAATAAGACTAATACACGCATTAGACAGTGGCTATTCAGGCTTGGCTGCAGTAATAACTGGCAAGATTCTGAAAATACCCGTCATAGTAGATTCACACGGAATCAGACATAGAACTCTTACATCTACCCTCAAAGGGAGACTAGGTAAAATATTACTAAAGCTTGAATATAATCTAGATATTTTCACATTAAAGAGTGCAGACAGTACTATGGGTTCGAATTCTGAAATAAAGGACTACTATGAGAAGATTCTTGGTAAAACAGTAGAATACATGCCAACTCCACTAAAATTAAAAAATTTTACGTTCTCACAAACCGATAGAGATTTGATCCGAAAAGAATTAGGCATAGATGATCAAACAAAAATTGTTGGATTCGTAGGTAGGTTATCTCCAGAGAAAAATCTCATTACGTTGTTAGATTCATTTAAAGAAGTAATACAAGACCATCCTTTTTTAAAATTGGTTTTAGTTGGAACAGGCCTCGAGGAATTTCATCTTAAAGAGGAGGCTAAAAGACAACATATTGAAGATAAAATTATTTTTTGTGGCTATCGAACTGATATTTCTAGAATTCTTTCATCCTTCGATATTTTTGTACTCCCATCCTACACGGAAGGTATGTCAAGTGCATTACAGGAAGCTATGAGTTGCGGCTGTGCAATAATATGTAGTGATATTCCGGCGAACCGAGTTTTGATCACACATAGTAAAGAGGGATTGCTTATCAATCCCTATAATTCTCATGAGCTCAAAGACGCTATTGGTTTGCTCTCTACTGATGATTCGTTACGGTCAAAATTAGGTAACAACGCGAAAATTAAAGCAGAACAATTTGATGAAAGCATAATCTTCCCTACGATACTACGACATTATCTTAGGTTAACCAAGAAAGAGACAAATTAG
- a CDS encoding glycosyltransferase family 4 protein translates to MKILFFLHFSNPSPSAAWTRISFFADYFSRKGITIFIAGVFSFKSLGRAGRGKWNESKIFNTTPIIMATNIFALIFNHVSSFFSSMILIICLKPDIVVISVPNGDCALGSYLAAKIFRKKILIDYRDEWEDYIIKRAVSGFYKQSYKFLKTLITRCYINSAQVVTVTNALANSLTERGVRNVKIISNGADTNVFKPYDKLKTRQRLGFDERDFIILYSGGIGEYYKLDIVVRALQKLINKVQNVKLLLVGGGPELQVVLNLSEDLGIRNRIFYLGPKSDKIELAEIISAADVGVVPYDANPLWKNSLPAKAFEYFACGLPVVATVYEDSTLGKLIFEHKIGLVSDPENVEALADCLERISIDNSFRKDASKKAVLLIEECFDRNKIAEKFLNLIKC, encoded by the coding sequence TTGAAAATCTTATTCTTTTTACACTTTTCAAATCCATCTCCTAGCGCCGCTTGGACTAGGATATCATTCTTTGCAGATTACTTTAGTAGAAAAGGAATTACGATCTTTATCGCTGGCGTATTTTCTTTTAAGAGTCTTGGTAGAGCAGGACGTGGTAAATGGAATGAATCAAAAATTTTCAATACGACTCCAATTATAATGGCAACTAACATATTTGCATTAATATTCAACCATGTTTCTTCATTTTTTTCTTCTATGATATTGATCATATGCCTAAAACCAGATATAGTTGTAATCTCGGTTCCAAATGGCGACTGTGCTTTAGGTTCTTATCTGGCAGCAAAAATCTTTAGGAAAAAAATATTGATAGATTACAGAGATGAGTGGGAAGATTACATTATTAAGAGAGCTGTGTCCGGATTTTACAAGCAATCATACAAATTTCTTAAAACTCTAATAACCAGATGTTATATTAACAGCGCTCAAGTTGTAACTGTAACAAATGCACTTGCTAACAGTCTGACAGAAAGGGGTGTAAGGAATGTCAAGATTATATCTAATGGTGCAGACACTAATGTTTTCAAACCTTATGATAAACTGAAAACAAGACAAAGGCTAGGTTTTGATGAAAGAGATTTTATCATTTTGTATAGTGGTGGCATAGGAGAATACTATAAACTCGACATAGTAGTTAGAGCCTTACAGAAATTAATTAACAAAGTACAGAATGTAAAACTATTACTAGTTGGAGGCGGTCCTGAACTCCAAGTAGTGTTAAATTTATCTGAAGATCTAGGCATACGTAATAGAATTTTTTATCTTGGTCCAAAGTCTGACAAAATTGAGCTGGCCGAAATAATTTCCGCAGCGGATGTGGGGGTAGTTCCATATGATGCTAATCCGTTATGGAAGAACTCTCTGCCCGCAAAGGCGTTTGAGTATTTTGCGTGCGGTCTTCCTGTGGTCGCTACTGTTTATGAGGACTCTACACTTGGCAAATTAATATTTGAACACAAAATAGGTCTTGTATCAGATCCTGAGAATGTTGAGGCGTTAGCTGATTGCTTGGAAAGAATAAGTATTGATAATTCTTTTAGAAAAGATGCGAGTAAAAAAGCGGTATTACTAATCGAAGAATGTTTCGATAGAAATAAGATAGCTGAGAAATTTCTTAATTTGATAAAGTGTTAA
- a CDS encoding glycosyltransferase family 4 protein produces MKTVFVKPRFNGVPVHQIYRQIQRNPPEGYNIIIPENSTVNRFSTLTSKNRSAIYKKILYQVQALPYLIYQLRDNVPIPPNTDLIYAAQHIITSEKPWVVDAEHASTWSGYSDLSLVKGMIAKKLRQDNCKKIIAWSEWAKRTIVQSFDDEVIQKKIQVVRYTTDVKTIQKKKKDSIIRFLFMGSANIGNMLNFEFKGFYETLEAFIRLQKEYGNKIQLVIKSKIPESLRNQIMNNEGIVLIENMISQEEIQDLYLTCDIFPHIGYEVMNLSVLEAMSYGLPTIATDIFNTSELIRDSTNGFLIRPTNIEKFYSNNELPNEHALSYLHEVRKIRSYMTEKLAEKMQLLIEDKKLRDKIGGAAKKTLEEGEFSITNRNNLLKNIFDNANDLQ; encoded by the coding sequence TTGAAAACTGTATTCGTAAAGCCACGATTTAACGGTGTACCAGTGCATCAGATTTACAGGCAAATACAAAGAAATCCACCAGAGGGATATAATATAATAATTCCTGAAAATTCAACTGTAAATAGATTCAGCACACTGACAAGTAAAAATCGTAGTGCAATATACAAAAAAATACTATATCAAGTACAGGCATTACCGTATTTAATTTACCAACTCCGTGACAACGTGCCAATACCGCCAAATACTGATTTGATTTATGCTGCTCAGCACATCATAACCAGTGAGAAACCGTGGGTAGTAGATGCTGAACATGCATCCACTTGGAGTGGATATTCTGATTTGTCCCTGGTGAAGGGAATGATTGCAAAAAAACTGCGACAGGATAATTGTAAAAAAATTATTGCATGGAGTGAGTGGGCAAAAAGAACAATCGTGCAATCTTTTGATGATGAGGTAATACAAAAAAAAATTCAAGTTGTCAGATATACCACTGATGTGAAAACAATTCAAAAAAAGAAAAAAGATTCTATCATACGCTTCCTGTTTATGGGGAGTGCAAATATCGGAAATATGTTAAATTTTGAGTTCAAGGGCTTCTACGAAACTCTTGAGGCGTTTATTAGATTGCAAAAAGAATACGGTAATAAAATACAGCTAGTTATTAAATCAAAAATTCCTGAAAGCTTAAGAAACCAAATTATGAATAATGAGGGTATAGTACTTATTGAAAATATGATCAGCCAGGAAGAAATACAAGATCTCTATCTTACCTGTGATATTTTTCCACATATTGGTTATGAAGTTATGAATCTTTCTGTCTTGGAAGCCATGAGTTATGGTCTTCCAACAATTGCCACTGATATTTTTAACACATCCGAATTAATTCGTGACAGTACTAATGGATTTTTAATACGACCTACTAATATTGAAAAATTTTATTCCAATAACGAATTACCAAATGAACATGCCCTGTCATACTTGCACGAAGTGAGAAAAATCAGATCATATATGACTGAAAAACTTGCCGAGAAAATGCAGTTACTTATAGAGGATAAAAAATTGCGAGATAAAATTGGGGGGGCAGCTAAGAAAACCTTGGAAGAAGGAGAATTTTCTATTACTAATAGAAACAATCTACTAAAAAATATCTTTGATAATGCAAATGACTTACAGTAG
- a CDS encoding glycosyltransferase family 2 protein: MVREQDKKIIVCIPAYNVARVIRHLVIECLKYSDDVIVCDDGSIDDTAAEAKKGGATVISHSKNSGKGAAMKSLFNISKYLKADVTITMDGDGQFLPQEIDKIVKPIFEGKADIVIGYRFEENNQIPAYRKVGNKILDKMTNMSSELRFRDTQSGFRAYSSKAVDLISFESERFGADAEILIDASRKGLRIAEEKVTVLYNTGEKTSTKNPISHTGEVVNSLVELIALRRPLRYLGCPGIVLTSLGLAFSILTIGLFNHTRYFSIPMTMVAIGCVMVGVMLILMSVVLFSIGRAMRKGYS, from the coding sequence ATGGTCAGGGAACAGGATAAAAAAATTATTGTTTGTATTCCCGCATATAATGTGGCTAGGGTTATCCGTCACTTAGTAATAGAATGCCTCAAGTATTCTGATGATGTAATTGTCTGCGATGATGGTTCCATAGACGATACTGCGGCAGAGGCTAAGAAAGGTGGTGCCACTGTAATAAGTCATTCAAAAAACAGCGGCAAAGGAGCTGCAATGAAATCTCTTTTCAATATTTCAAAATATCTGAAAGCAGATGTAACAATAACAATGGATGGCGATGGTCAATTCCTGCCACAGGAGATTGATAAAATTGTTAAACCTATCTTTGAAGGAAAGGCCGACATAGTAATAGGCTATAGATTTGAGGAAAATAATCAAATACCAGCATACAGAAAAGTAGGTAACAAGATTTTAGACAAGATGACCAACATGTCATCCGAGTTGCGTTTCCGAGATACACAGAGTGGATTTAGGGCTTATTCAAGTAAAGCAGTAGATCTTATTAGCTTTGAATCAGAGCGGTTTGGTGCAGACGCAGAGATTCTCATTGATGCATCAAGAAAAGGATTAAGAATTGCAGAAGAAAAAGTCACAGTTCTGTACAATACAGGAGAAAAGACTTCGACTAAGAATCCCATTTCTCATACTGGAGAGGTTGTAAACTCTCTAGTGGAATTGATTGCGCTCAGACGTCCTCTAAGATATCTTGGATGTCCAGGTATTGTATTAACGTCCCTTGGATTAGCGTTTTCAATTCTGACAATAGGGCTCTTCAATCATACTAGGTATTTTTCCATCCCAATGACGATGGTTGCCATAGGATGCGTTATGGTAGGAGTAATGCTCATTTTAATGTCGGTAGTTTTGTTTAGCATTGGCAGAGCTATGCGAAAAGGATATTCATAA
- a CDS encoding SDR family NAD(P)-dependent oxidoreductase → MDNTLSNKCKGKTIFVTGGAGFIGSEVIRQISSFGANAIVFDNLSSGKRHYLSNLKNVKFIKGDIRNRGVISRALRNCDYIINLAALPFIPDSYHYPQEFFDVNTNGTLNVVLEAIKQKSIKNFVHVSTSEVYGSAKKNPMDENHPTLPQSTYAVSKLAADRAVFTIHKEHDYPAVIIRPFNSYGPRITQPYIIPEIINQILHRKDTVKLGNVESYRDFTYVADTARGMISALFNENAVGETINIGSGETYKIKDLVEIIAGIIGKKIHITIDKKRFRPFDVQKLICDNRKAKKVLAWEPEISIKDGLTRTVNWMRQNPPDFATPFEGWAKTYRMNLNRKK, encoded by the coding sequence ATGGATAACACCTTATCAAATAAATGTAAAGGAAAGACAATCTTTGTTACTGGAGGAGCAGGATTTATCGGATCAGAGGTCATTAGGCAGATATCGTCTTTTGGAGCAAATGCCATCGTTTTTGATAATTTATCCTCTGGTAAAAGACACTATTTGTCAAATCTCAAAAATGTAAAATTTATCAAAGGTGATATTAGAAATCGAGGAGTAATTTCTCGAGCATTAAGGAATTGCGATTACATTATAAATTTGGCTGCATTGCCATTTATACCTGATTCTTATCACTATCCACAGGAATTTTTTGATGTTAATACAAATGGTACCTTGAATGTTGTTCTTGAAGCAATAAAGCAAAAAAGTATAAAGAATTTTGTCCATGTTTCCACAAGTGAAGTTTATGGCTCGGCTAAAAAAAATCCAATGGATGAAAACCATCCTACCCTTCCGCAATCCACATATGCCGTAAGCAAACTTGCTGCAGACCGAGCGGTTTTTACGATACATAAAGAACATGATTATCCGGCTGTTATTATCAGACCTTTTAATTCCTATGGCCCAAGAATAACTCAACCATATATCATTCCCGAAATTATTAACCAAATATTACATAGAAAAGATACAGTAAAACTTGGAAATGTTGAGTCGTATAGAGATTTTACCTATGTCGCAGATACAGCTAGAGGTATGATTTCCGCTTTGTTTAATGAAAATGCGGTTGGAGAAACCATCAACATTGGAAGCGGTGAAACCTACAAGATAAAAGATTTAGTGGAAATCATAGCTGGTATAATAGGAAAAAAGATTCACATTACAATTGACAAGAAACGTTTCAGACCATTTGATGTTCAAAAATTAATTTGTGATAATCGTAAAGCAAAGAAGGTATTGGCATGGGAACCGGAAATTTCAATTAAAGATGGATTGACTAGAACTGTTAATTGGATGAGACAGAATCCGCCTGATTTTGCTACTCCCTTTGAAGGATGGGCAAAAACTTACAGAATGAACTTGAATCGCAAAAAGTGA
- a CDS encoding SIS domain-containing protein, with translation MTLMDLSTLNKYDRSGMHKIYDIWPELALESYKTKIDVVDFNGIDHIVFAGMGGSGAIGDIFSSILSKTNVHVSIVKGFVLPETVDSNTLVVTTSVSGNTVETLAILDSSYKKNCKIIAFSSGGKMQEYCIKNKIEHRNFQQMHSPRTSFPIFLYGVLKALGNIIPMKKEEVLESIRSLDELQKKINSLNLDNKNLALDIASWISGIPLIYYPFGLQSAAIRFKNSLHENTKSQVFLEEISEACHNEIVSWERPTNVKPILIEGQDDHITTKEKWQILKEYFGTKRIDYKEVVSVPGNILTKLINLIYLLDYASIYLAVMGGVDPSPTHSIDFVKRRQDIHNIEIIKSKFL, from the coding sequence ATGACATTGATGGATTTATCTACGTTAAATAAATACGACCGCAGCGGAATGCATAAAATTTATGATATATGGCCTGAACTGGCATTGGAATCTTACAAAACAAAAATAGACGTTGTTGATTTTAACGGCATAGACCACATAGTGTTTGCTGGAATGGGTGGTTCTGGTGCTATTGGAGATATTTTTTCTTCCATATTATCGAAAACTAATGTTCATGTTAGTATAGTCAAAGGATTTGTTCTTCCAGAGACAGTAGATTCCAATACTTTGGTTGTAACAACAAGTGTTTCTGGCAATACCGTGGAAACTCTTGCGATTTTGGATTCTTCATATAAAAAGAACTGTAAAATAATTGCCTTTTCTTCGGGTGGAAAGATGCAAGAATATTGCATAAAAAATAAAATCGAGCATCGAAATTTTCAACAGATGCATTCTCCTCGGACATCATTTCCTATCTTTCTATATGGTGTATTGAAAGCATTAGGGAATATTATTCCTATGAAAAAAGAGGAGGTTCTAGAATCTATCAGATCTTTAGACGAACTACAAAAAAAGATAAACTCATTAAATCTAGATAATAAAAATCTCGCTCTGGATATTGCATCTTGGATTTCAGGAATTCCTCTTATTTACTATCCTTTCGGATTGCAATCTGCTGCTATCCGATTTAAGAATTCACTTCATGAAAATACAAAGAGCCAAGTCTTTTTAGAAGAAATAAGTGAAGCATGTCATAATGAAATTGTTTCCTGGGAAAGACCTACTAATGTCAAACCAATTTTAATTGAAGGACAAGATGACCATATCACAACCAAGGAAAAATGGCAAATACTAAAAGAATACTTTGGAACAAAGAGAATTGATTATAAGGAGGTGGTTTCTGTTCCAGGAAACATTCTAACCAAATTAATTAATTTAATTTATCTACTTGACTATGCGTCTATCTATTTAGCTGTCATGGGAGGGGTAGACCCATCTCCTACACACTCCATTGATTTTGTAAAGCGCAGACAGGATATTCACAATATAGAGATTATCAAATCCAAATTTCTATAG
- a CDS encoding DegT/DnrJ/EryC1/StrS family aminotransferase, translating to MNTVPKSVIKAIEEKIKKHTDFIPGQSKIPLIEPSFGSAEIIEALDSLLTTKVTMGEKVRKFEKLFAKYLKSSYASMVNSGSSANLVALSALTNPWFSKRLKKNSEVITPAVTWATTVYPITNLNLKPKFVDINLENFCIDTENLEDTVSSNTSLLLPVHLLGNVCDMSKIKEIATKKDLLIMEDCCEAHGAQYRGKKVGTIGDIGTFSFFLSHHITTIEGGMIVTNDETLYELSKALRAFGWIRDLKLKNQYTRKYPHIDPRYLFVNTGYNFRPTEIQGAFGIHQISKLEKFIKIRKENARYWDKKLGQYEEYFILTKEAPRTRSVYFCYPLTIKKDSPFDRKSLLEYLEKKKIETRPIMSGNFLEQPTIQFIPHLKYGKLDNSRLAMRNSFFFGNHHKIGKQQREYVVDMIAQFIERKLWKR from the coding sequence TTGAACACTGTACCAAAATCAGTAATCAAAGCAATCGAAGAAAAAATCAAAAAGCATACAGACTTCATACCTGGACAGAGTAAGATCCCATTAATAGAGCCCTCCTTTGGATCTGCCGAAATAATAGAAGCATTAGATTCATTGTTAACCACAAAAGTGACTATGGGAGAAAAGGTTAGAAAATTTGAGAAATTATTTGCAAAATATCTCAAATCTTCTTATGCCTCAATGGTCAATTCAGGTTCATCTGCTAATTTAGTGGCACTATCTGCATTAACTAATCCTTGGTTTTCAAAAAGGTTGAAGAAAAATAGCGAAGTGATAACACCAGCAGTTACTTGGGCAACAACAGTCTATCCAATTACCAATCTTAATTTAAAACCAAAATTCGTGGATATTAATTTAGAAAATTTCTGCATAGATACAGAAAATTTAGAAGATACGGTTTCTTCTAACACTTCATTACTTTTACCCGTTCATCTACTTGGAAATGTGTGTGACATGTCAAAAATAAAAGAAATTGCAACAAAAAAAGATCTTCTAATAATGGAAGATTGTTGTGAAGCTCATGGAGCTCAATACAGGGGTAAAAAAGTAGGAACGATAGGAGATATTGGAACTTTTAGTTTCTTTCTTTCCCATCATATTACTACCATTGAAGGCGGGATGATAGTTACTAATGATGAAACATTATACGAGTTATCTAAAGCATTAAGAGCATTCGGATGGATTCGCGATCTTAAACTTAAGAATCAATATACAAGAAAATACCCCCACATAGATCCAAGATATTTGTTTGTAAATACTGGTTATAATTTCAGACCCACTGAGATTCAAGGTGCTTTTGGCATTCACCAAATTTCAAAGTTAGAAAAGTTTATCAAAATAAGAAAGGAAAACGCAAGATATTGGGATAAAAAACTTGGACAGTATGAAGAGTATTTTATTTTAACAAAAGAAGCTCCAAGAACAAGATCAGTTTATTTTTGCTATCCATTGACTATCAAAAAAGACTCTCCATTTGATAGAAAATCACTTTTGGAATATTTGGAAAAAAAGAAAATTGAAACACGTCCTATAATGTCAGGTAATTTTTTGGAGCAACCAACTATACAATTCATTCCTCACTTAAAATACGGTAAATTGGACAATTCAAGGCTGGCTATGCGTAACTCATTTTTCTTTGGAAATCATCACAAAATTGGCAAACAGCAACGAGAGTATGTAGTGGATATGATAGCACAGTTTATAGAGAGAAAATTATGGAAGCGATGA
- a CDS encoding glycosyltransferase, with protein sequence MDVGLVSFVIRLRNTPKRFLLECLKSALSQTYNNIEIILVFDKGDPDKDAGIREVISGFHDERRLQVFYREKGAGLSDAMNYGLMKSTGKFIAVLDADDKCSENRIERQLQYMLEKKLNFVGSWANIISEDGNVIARFKPPLSHIDIRNNVMIHNPFYHSSILYEKDILTKVGDYITYSGSEEYDFYLRVISNGYKVGNVPEFLCYYRKWESSFVTSSKWGQRKGYVKIKFNAIKKYHYLRLTDLFYAILSLMVFFVPLGKENLASSTLGWYEIINTAQDSSQEKKID encoded by the coding sequence ATGGATGTAGGTCTTGTATCATTTGTAATAAGATTAAGAAATACTCCAAAACGTTTTCTGTTAGAATGCTTGAAGAGTGCACTATCCCAGACATACAATAACATTGAAATCATACTAGTTTTTGATAAGGGCGATCCGGACAAAGACGCAGGAATTCGTGAAGTAATTTCTGGTTTTCATGATGAGAGAAGATTACAAGTTTTTTACAGAGAAAAAGGTGCTGGTCTGTCCGATGCAATGAATTACGGTCTTATGAAATCAACAGGAAAATTTATTGCTGTTTTAGATGCTGATGATAAATGTTCAGAAAACCGAATTGAGCGTCAGCTTCAATACATGTTGGAGAAAAAGCTTAATTTTGTGGGGTCATGGGCTAACATTATTTCAGAAGACGGGAATGTAATTGCTAGATTTAAACCTCCATTGTCCCACATTGATATTCGCAATAACGTAATGATCCATAATCCCTTCTACCACAGTTCAATACTTTACGAAAAGGATATCTTGACTAAAGTGGGCGACTATATCACATACTCAGGTTCTGAGGAATACGATTTTTATCTGAGAGTAATTAGTAACGGATACAAAGTTGGTAACGTTCCAGAATTTCTATGTTATTATCGGAAATGGGAATCTTCCTTTGTAACTTCTTCCAAATGGGGTCAACGGAAAGGATATGTCAAAATAAAATTTAATGCAATAAAGAAATATCATTATTTGCGATTGACTGATTTGTTCTATGCCATACTATCGCTTATGGTATTTTTTGTGCCATTAGGAAAAGAGAATTTGGCATCATCAACGTTGGGATGGTATGAAATTATTAATACAGCACAAGATTCATCACAGGAAAAAAAAATTGATTAA